Part of the Maridesulfovibrio sp. genome, CGAACAAACCGTTCCACGTTATCCGCGTTGCGCGCAGCACTGAGCTGCATGTGGGCCTTGAGCTTAAAGTATTTTCCGAACCGTTCATCATTATAAAGCAAAATTTCGTAAGTTTCTTCAGAACCGATCAAAATGACGGTCAGGTCGAGCGGAATTGGTTCCGGCTCAATAGTCTTGGTCCGGACCTGCTCTCCGTCGCCCGGATCTTCGATTTTGGCCTGTCCGGTACGCAATGCCCGCAGTAATCCTTCCCATGAAGATGGAGTGGTCAGGATATCATCGGCATAGACTATGAGGTAGCCGTGGTTGGCCTTGTGGATGGCCCCGGCCCGGATAAGGGTGAAGTCGGTATACAGGGCGCCCATTTCCGATTCCCTTTCAATGGAACCGAGAAGGTTGAACAGGGTCGGGTGATCTGCCATGACCACCGGAGCGCCTTTGGTCTTGCTGTTGTCCACCAGCAGGTTGACCTCAAAACGTGCAAAAAGATCTTCTATAGGAGAAGCTTCCGGCAGTTGCAGTCCCGGAATGAGGGCGGACGGCTGCGGCTCTTTGGGCATGAACAGGTCGATATTATCAAGCAGTTCTTCTTCAAGTTCATCCAAGTAGCCTTTGATCTTTTCAAATTCATCAAAGTCCTCATGCAGCGGGGCCAGCAGGTCCTTGAGTAATTCCGTTGCCGAATCCTGATGCAGCTTGCGCTCGTCCTTGCGGAATCCTTCTTCGGTTTTGCTGATCCGGCGCAGGATGGTAGTCATTTCAGCCAGCAAATCATCGGCTGCATTGCGCAGGCTTTTGCGGACATCCGGGTCAAGGCGCTCGAATTCGTCGTCATTTAAAATACGGCCTTCCACCAGCGGGATCAGGGTCAGCCCGCCGTGGTCATCTATTTCAAGACTGAAACCGCGTTCTTTTGATAGCTCTTCCATATTAGTGAAAAGATCTTCGCGTTCATCCTGAAAGCTGCGTGAAATCTGTTCAAGGGCTTTTACATGCGGTTCCCGCTCAAACCATGCAGGCAGCTGTTCCTTGATCTGGGAAACGGTATCGGACATGGCATTCTTGAACTCTTTACCCTGTCCGGCCGGAAGACTGACCGAAATGGGATGGTCCTGCTGGGAGAAGTTGTGCAGATACAACTGATCCGGGGGAGTTTCCTGCTTGGCAGCGCGCAGCTGAAAGTATTCACGGGCAAAGTAACTTCTGCCGAGGTTGGGATCCCCGGAAAGATACAGGTTATGGCAGGTCCCCTTGATGGCAAGGGCCATGCGGAATGCTTGCAGGGCCCGGGGCTGGAACTGGTCGTAATCATATTTTGATTCAGGTATTTCTATACTGGAGCTGTACTTGATTTCAGACGGTTCCTGTCTGGATGTGAGTTTGTCCAGAGTCAATTCATAACTAGTCATATCTTTCAAATTTTCCTCTATTAAACAGTGTCCGGTTTTATTCTTAATACTTACGTGCATATGAAAAAAAAGTCACTCAGAACGGTTAAGGGTATAATTTGACAAACGGGCTGATTGTGAAATTTTTTACAAATATAAAAAGTTAGTTATTTTAGAGTAGTGATAAAAAATAAAGATCAAAAAAGTGCTGAATGGGCATTCAAATTTGATTTTGATGTTGCGCGTTGATCTTTTCAGGGATATGAAATTCAGGTGTTTTTTGTTGCGAGGTGGGTTCCACTGCTGATCTTTGGAATAATTTTTCAGTAAAATAGAGCTAATGGATGAAGAATCCGTTGACTCTTATTTGAAGATTATGCTAGACGAAACTCACTTGTGAAGGTTTGCGCAAAGTCCTCTTTGTGCAGCAAATTCCATCCCGGATAAAATAAAGGACCGGAAGCAACATGTTCTTTTTGAAAGGGAATAAAGAGACCTTCGATCTGCTCGGCAATGCCGCTACGATCGGAACTCATCTGGTTGCCTCCACCTTTGTCGGGTTGGGTATCGGGTGGTATCTCGATAAATGGTTGGGAACGAAGCCTTGGCTTCTAATTGTTTTCTTGTGTTTCGGAATCGCTGCCGGCTTCAAGAACGTTTTCGACGAAGTTCAGCGTATTCAGAAAAAGGATCAGGGGAAAGGTCCTGGAACCAATGAAAATAAATCAGAAGATTGAATCATTCCTCCACAGGCGGGGCTTCACTCATCCGGACGTACGCAGTCTGGTGCGAAATCAATTGTACCTTACTGCCGGAACATGCCTTATTGCTGCAGTTGTCTCCATCGGGTTTGCCCACTGGGCACTGGGACTGGCAGCCGGAGCGGTTCTGATTACGTTCAACTTCTGGTCGCTGGCTAAGTTCGGTCAGCATCTGGCTTACATGCGCAAGGGCGCGGTTGTGTCCTTGTTGATTCGCTTCTACGGTCGGCTCATTTTATCCGGGCTGGCTATCTACGGTCTGATAGTCTGGGGGCAGTGTTCCATTTACGCTCTTCTGGCCGGTCTTAGTACGGTAGTTGTGAATGCGATATTTTGGGGCGTAGCCGGGTTTCGGCAAAAAGTGAAGGAGGCATAAGGATCATGGCTGGAGGTTTACCACATCCATTATTGATCATGACAGAGCTTAACAACGCTCTGGGAACTCACATCCCCAACCACGTGTGGTACACATGGTTCGGAATGAGTGTTCTTTTTGTACTGGGTTTTATTGTATCCAGAAGGCTCAGTCTGGTTCCCGGCGGGGTGCAAAACCTTGCTGAGATCATCATCGGGGGATTGGAAGATTTTGTCGTCAGTAACGTCGGTGAGGGCGGACGCAAAGTATTTCCTTTCATGTGTACTCTTTTTGTATACATCCTCACACTGAACCTCATGGGACTTATTCCCGGATTTGACGCTCCCACTGCGAACGTCAATACTAACGCAGCAATGGCTGTATGTACT contains:
- a CDS encoding AtpZ/AtpI family protein, yielding MFFLKGNKETFDLLGNAATIGTHLVASTFVGLGIGWYLDKWLGTKPWLLIVFLCFGIAAGFKNVFDEVQRIQKKDQGKGPGTNENKSED
- the atpB gene encoding F0F1 ATP synthase subunit A, with translation MAGGLPHPLLIMTELNNALGTHIPNHVWYTWFGMSVLFVLGFIVSRRLSLVPGGVQNLAEIIIGGLEDFVVSNVGEGGRKVFPFMCTLFVYILTLNLMGLIPGFDAPTANVNTNAAMAVCTFLYYNYIGIKLHGAHYIKHFMGPIPALAPLMFIIEVVSHISRPLSLTLRLFGNIRGEEIVLVLLFLLAPVVSTLPMYFLFMLAKVIQAFIFFMLTMIYLKGSLEEAH
- a CDS encoding ATP synthase subunit I, whose translation is MKINQKIESFLHRRGFTHPDVRSLVRNQLYLTAGTCLIAAVVSIGFAHWALGLAAGAVLITFNFWSLAKFGQHLAYMRKGAVVSLLIRFYGRLILSGLAIYGLIVWGQCSIYALLAGLSTVVVNAIFWGVAGFRQKVKEA
- a CDS encoding AAA family ATPase, which gives rise to MTSYELTLDKLTSRQEPSEIKYSSSIEIPESKYDYDQFQPRALQAFRMALAIKGTCHNLYLSGDPNLGRSYFAREYFQLRAAKQETPPDQLYLHNFSQQDHPISVSLPAGQGKEFKNAMSDTVSQIKEQLPAWFEREPHVKALEQISRSFQDEREDLFTNMEELSKERGFSLEIDDHGGLTLIPLVEGRILNDDEFERLDPDVRKSLRNAADDLLAEMTTILRRISKTEEGFRKDERKLHQDSATELLKDLLAPLHEDFDEFEKIKGYLDELEEELLDNIDLFMPKEPQPSALIPGLQLPEASPIEDLFARFEVNLLVDNSKTKGAPVVMADHPTLFNLLGSIERESEMGALYTDFTLIRAGAIHKANHGYLIVYADDILTTPSSWEGLLRALRTGQAKIEDPGDGEQVRTKTIEPEPIPLDLTVILIGSEETYEILLYNDERFGKYFKLKAHMQLSAARNADNVERFVRVLGKIINDSELQPFDRESLARIVDYSSRLAEDQKKLSLRIPLIKEMMVEASALAKLDGKEIVDLPSLEEAISMKDFRSNLYEDEYMNEYDREVIKVETSGQGVGRANGLSVTLFGNYEFGLPHQISCTIGVGHGGILDLEREARMGGPIHTKGMMIIKSYLVGLFAQDKPIVLTGSLCFEQSYAGIEGDSASGAELAALLSGISGVPIKFDYAFTGAVSQSGTIMAVGGVSRKIEGFFEVCRRRGLNGKQGVIIPADNVLNLMLRSEVVQAVENGEFHIYPVKTIEDAIFILTGMEAGTRGEDGKFPEGTLYRKADERLAELAKLASLAECKK